One stretch of Cyclopterus lumpus isolate fCycLum1 chromosome 10, fCycLum1.pri, whole genome shotgun sequence DNA includes these proteins:
- the ppargc1b gene encoding peroxisome proliferator-activated receptor gamma coactivator 1-beta: MADCAPLLDEELSSFVFNYLTENSGSQYGEEEVCSDRLDTDFPDIDLSQLDTSDFDSVNCLSELQWCNDQPSDASPASIHYSTADELFEIEEENAALLAALTDSLDGMVDAEVGGLSVFPALGEGPDREEDEEDDLPLGAEDFSQSMGAETDDPSLLKQLLLTPPNVPAAATTTAVAAAAHKDRVHGHRYSNRSLQLRPTRPPVKSDLRQERKPRAVRPAGRLCTELHRHLTTARAPEDTEEDEEEEEDDEDSESEEDDDDEEEEESSSSEVEGVAVASPAAVAAAPAEPAKPQFSSEKELRSVVELITYMHTYCLPVRKQQGWDRKDRDAPRPRARPEAPRPAAARVVLVAAPGGATGAGGVPRRLPFARRREMKANSLLRELLQQSSSFDVSKPYRLHSPPYSHSHSPSRVPAPSGPARSATPKPEWRKDSSSPERRSRSYEALRSHEEAEAAAAAVEPEDGGSFSVRRSRRLASFPSRFAKRLRPGRARDGERRDREEREVKLLPTQAGGRTTTTTATERLAAGDEQNEPCCHNEKRACLCLTLDPKSTGESQYSTKPFEQTLGVDLCGTAGLTPPTTPPHKPVEDELFKPAEGGKGGEGGVGESVLADANAAAKGSSRLSRAHHQRKLPEQTELYAQLRRMGQAGDSGTHRAFGDHDYCALSLGESRKRSAAMLGAILQAQGGGGGDGQTGEADDRVSGGNGRDGGERPVASGGGEQLERQSAAAIAAAAAMASAPLTPASRCQAPAATPPVSEEEAERSSASRSPSPVLHLCPDSPASKTDSSENSEICPDDKQRNKAKCDEDNCQVFYIHNLPTSVTQNMLRKRFQVFGKPEDCKVIICNEERCGVIKIRQAGVQKHWRERETVFQNEPPGLRRLARKRYIDLDEAGPGPVKSKYDALDFDTLLKEAQKSLHR; encoded by the exons tatggggaggaggaggtgtgttcgGACCGCTTGGACACTGACTTCCCGGACATCGACCTCTCCCAGCTGGACACCAGCGACTTCGACAGCGTCAACTGCCTCAGCGAGCTTCAGTGGTGCAACGATCAGCCGTCGGACGCGTCGCCGGCCTCCATCCACTACAGCACGGCGGATGAGCTCTTTGAG ATAGAAGAGGAGAACGCGGCGCTGCTCGCCGCGCTGACGGACAGCTTGGACGGCATGGTGGACGCCGAGGTGGGCGGGCTCTCCGTCTTCCCCGCCCTCGGGGAGGGGCCCGAccgggaggaggacgaggaggacgacctGCCGCTCGGCGCCGAGGACTTCAGCCAGTCCATGGGGGCGGAGACGGACGACCCGTCTCTA CTGAAGCAGctcctgctgactcctcccaaCGTGcccgccgccgccaccaccaccgccgtcgccgccgccgcacacaaagacagagtCCACGGCCATCGCTATAGCAACAGGAGCCTGCAGCTTCGGCCCACGAGGCCCCCGGTCAAG AGTGACCTCCGTCAGGAGCGGAAGCCCCGAGCGGTGCGTCCCGCGGGCCGCCTGTGCACCGAGCTCcaccgccacctcaccactGCTCGGGCGCCCGAGGACacggaggaagacgaggaggaggaggaggacgacgaggacagCGAGtcggaggaggacgacgacgacgaagaggaagaggagtctTCCAGCAGCGAGGTGGAGGGCGTGGCGGTGGCGTCCCccgcggcggtggcggcggcccCCGCCGAGCCGGCGAAGCCTCAGTTCAGCTCGGAGAAAGAGCTGCGCTCGGTGGTGGAGCTCATCACGTACATGCACACCTACTGCCTCCCCGTGCGCAAGCAGCAGGGCTGGGACCGCAAGGACCGTGACGCACCGCGGCCCCGGGCCAGACCCGAGGCGCCGCGCCCGGCCGCCGCCAGAGTCGTCCTGGTGGCCGCTCCCGGGGGCGCAACCGGGGCGGGCGGCGTCCCCAGGAGGCTCCCCTTCgcgaggaggagggagatgaaggCCAACTCCCTCCTCCGCGAGCTCCTGCAGCAGAGCAGCTCTTTCGACGTGAGCAAGCCTTACAGACTGCACAGCCCCCCGTACTCCCACTCGCACAGCCCCAGCAGGGTGCCCGCGCCCTCCGGCCCGGCCAGATCCGCCACCCCGAAGCCGGAGTGGCGTAAAGACTCCTCGTCCCCCGAGAGGAGAAGCCGCTCCTACGAGGCTCTTCGGAGCCACGAGGAggcggaggcggcggcggcggcggtggagcCGGAGGACGGCGGGTCCTTCTCCGTGCGTCGCTCGCGccgcctggcctccttccccaGCCGCTTCGCCAAGAGGCTGCGGCCTGGACGGGCCAGggatggggagaggagggaccgggaggagagggaggttaAACTCCTGCCGACGCAAGCGGGAGgcaggacgacgacgacgacggcgACGGAGCGGCTGGCGGCCGGCGACGAGCAGAACGAACCCTGCTGCCACAACG AGAAGCGGGCCTGCCTCTGTCTGACCCTCGACCCCAAGTCCACCGG aGAGTCCCAGTACAGCACCAAGCCTTTCGAGCAGACGCTCGGCGTGGATCTGTGTGGAACGGCAG GTCTCACCCCTCCCACCACCCCGCCTCACAAACCGGTGGAGGATGAGCTCTTCAAACcggcagagggaggaaaaggaggcgAAGGTGGCGTCGGCGAGTCGGTCCTCGCGGACGCCAACGCAGCCGCCAAGGGCTCGTCCCGGCTGAGCCGCGCCCACCACCAGCGGAAGCTCCCGGAGCAGACGGAGCTGTACGCCCAGCTGCGGCGCATGGGCCAGGCCGGCGACAGCGGCACCCACCGGGCGTTCGGCGACCACGACTACTGCGCGCTGAGCCTCGGGGAGAGCCGCAAGCGCAGCGCGGCCATGCTGGGCGCCATCTTGCAGGCGCAGGGGGGCGGCGGCGGAGACGGCCAAACCGGAGAAGCCGACGATCGGGTGTCGGGCGGGAACGGGAGGGACGGCGGGGAAAGGCCGGTGGCGTCGGGAGGCGGCGAACAGCTCGAGCGGCAGAGCGCGGCGGCGatagcggcggcggcggcgatgGCATCGGCGCCGTTGACGCCGGCGTCGCGCTGCCAGGCGCCCGCTGCCACGCCGCCGGTCTCAGAGGAAGAGGCGGAGCGCTCGTCCGCGTCCCGCTCGCCCTCGCCCGTCCTCCACCTGTGCCCCGACTCCCCCGCCAGCAAGACGGACTCCAG TGAGAACTCTGAGATCTGCCCCGACGACAAGCAGAGGAACAAAGCCAAGTGTGACGAG GACAACTGCCAGGTGTTTTACATCCACAACCTGCCGACCAGCGTGACCCAGAACATGCTGCGGAAACGCTTCCAGGTCTTCGGCAAACCCGAGGACTGCAAAGTCATCATCTGCAACGA GGAGCGCTGCGGGGTGATAAAGATCCGCCAGGCGGGGGTCCAAAAGCACTGGAGGGAGCGGGAGACCGTTTTCCAGAACGAGCCCCCGGGCCTCAGGAGGCTGGCGAGGAAGCGCTACATAGACCTCG aCGAGGCGGGCCCGGGCCCCGTGAAGAGCAAGTACGACGCGCTGGACTTCGACACTCTGCTGAAGGAGGCCCAGAAGTCCCTGCACCGCTGA